A stretch of DNA from Pogoniulus pusillus isolate bPogPus1 chromosome 8, bPogPus1.pri, whole genome shotgun sequence:
AAGATTAAAACCcaataaacaaaccaaaccagcacGAAGCCCGCAAACAAAGCACCAAactaaatgaataaataaataagcatccccccccaaaaaaaaaacaccaaaccacaagcaaataaaaaccacaaaacccaaaccccaccaaaaGGCAAAACACCTTAaaagatgctcaagtctccctaAGGGGCAGCCTAGGTCGCAGCTCCGCGCAAAGCCCACGGCCGCCCGCCCTGCGCCCGCCTTTCCTGGGGCTCGTCCGCAGCCCGCCCGCCCTCGgccctcccagctgctcctcagcccggCCCGCCCGTCCTCGgccctcccagctgctcctcagcccggCCCTCCCGCCCTCGgccctcccagctgctcctcagcccggCCCTCCCGCCCTCGgccctcccagctgctcctcagcccggCCCGCCTGACTCCAGCTCACCCCGCTTCTCCtccgcccgccccgccgcctcCCTGCCGCCTCTACCGGCTGGAAGCCGCCCGTCTTCCTGCCGGACTACAGTCCCCAGCATGCCCGGGGCGGCCCCGCCGCCGGGCCCGTCTGGCTGCCGCAGCGGCGCCGGCCGGGAGCTGTAGTTCCGCGCCGTTCCCTCACGGCTGCAGCCCCGGGAGGCCGCTCCCCGGCCGGCTGCGCCACATTGCTCACCGGGCGGGCAAGCGGAGACCTCGGCCGCTTCTGGCTGTGCTCGGCGGCTCGCAGCGGGTGTGCCTTAGCGAGGGCGCGGCGATGGCGCGGCCCGGGAGGCGGTAACGGCCCTCGTCCCGCACCGGCGGCGGATCCATGAGGGGTGAGCGGCCGGCGCCGGCGGAGACGCGATGCGGGGAGAGCGCGGCCGCGCTGCCGGGCGCAGGAAAGCTTCAGCGGGGACGGCCGAGAGGCGGCCGCTTCCGAGCGTGTCCGCAGGCGGCGGCCCGGGGCTGTGTGCCCGTTCGTGCGTGGCTCTGGGGTCGGGAGCGCGCTCGGGGCTCTGCCGCTGGCTGAGCCTCCCTCCCCGGGTACCTGCGTGGGCAGGCGGCTGCCCGCCGTGTTCCCACCGGCCGCGGGCGGCTGCGGTGACCGCGCTGCGGCCGCCAGCTCGGTGGCGGGTTGGGCAATAACCGGGGCCGCCGAGCAGTTTCCCGAAGGGACGCGGTTGGGGCTCCCCACCCCCGCTCTTTCCCGGGCGCCTGCTGACAAAGCCCGCAGGAGTCTTTGTAAGGATACAAAGAGCAGCCTCCGGCGGCGGTGCAGAGCGCGGGTAACGAGGCGGCTTCGCTgcgagcagctcctgcttggcATGGCATGGCCGTGTGCTGTCTTTGCTACAGGGTTTAcaagaaacagagaaaagaagtttttcttctccccttaCTTTCTGAGTACGTGTTTATAGCTCAAAAAGGGTAGCTCCTTAAAAAGGACCTTCTGGCTTCATCCTCTGTCAGGGTCTTGTATGTGGCTTTTGCTGGCTGTCATCACTCCGGGCTCACTTTCTTCCCAGGTAGTGAAAAAGTGAAGTGGGTCTTCCTTCTTATTTAATCATAAGACAGTCACATTTCAGCTTCTTCATTCATCCCTCTCACAGTGGTTGCATTGGCAGGTTAAATTACTTTCCAGTTGTTGATGAAAATAAACACGTCCTGCTGTTGTTTTTATCCCTGTCCCTATGAACAAACAATGCAGACCTCCTTGCAGTCCTCCCCTCTCAGAGGCTGGGTACTGGGGGCTCTGAGAGGATGGCAGGACTTCAGTTTTCATTAAGAGGTgcgttctgctgctctgtgaagTCCTATCACCCCAGGTAACTTCTTAAGTGAGACAACTTCAGCGTAGAACCATTAGCTGTAGATTTAAGAGCAGGGGTTGCATTGTGCCGTTGTGACTTATGCCTCGTGAATCCCTCCTGATGCTGTTCTGTTAATTTCAGTGGGGCTATTACTGATGCCTTCTTACACTGACAGCAAGAGCCTGCGTTGTTCCGGTGGGGTAAATGTGCCTGTTTCATGT
This window harbors:
- the LOC135177273 gene encoding serine/arginine repetitive matrix protein 3-like → MKPEAKTAHGHAMPSRSCSQRSRLVTRALHRRRRLLFVSLQRLLRALSAGARERAGVGSPNRVPSGNCSAAPVIAQPATELAAAARSPQPPAAGGNTAGSRLPTQVPGEGGSASGRAPSALPTPEPRTNGHTAPGRRLRTRSEAAASRPSPLKLSCARQRGRALPASRLRRRRPLTPHGSAAGAGRGPLPPPGPRHRRALAKAHPLRAAEHSQKRPRSPLARPVSNVAQPAGERPPGAAAVRERRGTTAPGRRRCGSQTGPAAGPPRACWGL